One genomic window of Marinobacter adhaerens HP15 includes the following:
- a CDS encoding malate:quinone oxidoreductase, whose product MNVIIIGAGIMGTTFATLAKELAPELDITILERLDGPGAGNSWVFNNAGTGHEANCELNYTPVDEEVISVEKAVKIHAQFNVAKQFWAYLIQKGAIKDPKSFINQTKHCTIVSEPSIQELKLRFNEMSSHHFFEQMRYSEDFDEIKSWIPYTMEERPRHEKMAATVIETGTDVNFGALTEQMAKHAVDDLGVKIEYGTHVKRVHRSPAGSWLVETQSRGVDRRYKADVLFVGAGGGAFPILKKSHLPFARRFTGFPVGGRFLQAEITAEQAEQYRAKTYGKAKVGAPPMSVPHLDLRVSDGRYYLLFGPFASFKPVLERGRGFLDYLRSMRLHDIPSLLNVAIEHFPLVKYLVSETFKGEKSMFEELDSFAPGMSKKFNWKAVEAGQRVQIIRDGDLQMGTEILVSKDKTYGTLLGASPGASVSPEVMLRCLEQLLPSIFTSEEAGKKKKRYSPRTIWISWRKIPSVTGRSGMPSMNG is encoded by the coding sequence ATGAACGTAATTATCATTGGCGCAGGGATCATGGGCACAACTTTCGCGACCCTCGCGAAAGAACTGGCACCGGAACTGGATATCACCATTCTCGAGAGACTGGATGGCCCCGGGGCAGGCAATTCCTGGGTGTTCAATAACGCCGGAACCGGGCATGAGGCGAATTGTGAGCTGAACTATACGCCGGTGGACGAAGAGGTTATTTCAGTCGAAAAGGCGGTGAAGATTCACGCTCAGTTCAATGTGGCCAAGCAGTTCTGGGCGTACCTGATCCAGAAAGGGGCCATCAAAGACCCCAAATCGTTTATCAACCAGACCAAGCACTGCACCATCGTCTCCGAGCCATCTATTCAGGAACTGAAGCTTCGGTTCAATGAGATGTCGTCCCACCATTTCTTCGAACAGATGCGTTACTCCGAGGATTTCGACGAGATCAAGAGCTGGATTCCATACACCATGGAGGAGCGGCCCAGACACGAGAAAATGGCGGCGACCGTTATCGAGACGGGCACGGACGTCAACTTTGGCGCCCTCACAGAGCAAATGGCCAAGCATGCTGTTGACGATCTTGGGGTGAAAATTGAATACGGGACGCACGTCAAGCGAGTGCATCGCAGCCCCGCCGGAAGCTGGCTTGTGGAAACCCAGAGCAGGGGCGTTGATCGCCGCTACAAGGCCGACGTTCTTTTCGTCGGTGCTGGCGGTGGTGCCTTCCCGATACTGAAAAAGAGCCACTTGCCTTTCGCGCGCCGCTTCACCGGTTTTCCCGTCGGCGGACGGTTCCTGCAGGCCGAGATAACCGCCGAGCAGGCCGAGCAGTACAGAGCGAAAACTTACGGAAAGGCGAAAGTGGGTGCACCTCCGATGTCCGTTCCCCATCTGGACCTCCGGGTTTCGGATGGAAGGTATTATCTTCTGTTTGGTCCTTTTGCCTCCTTTAAACCGGTGCTGGAGCGGGGCCGGGGGTTCCTGGACTACCTCCGCTCCATGCGCCTCCACGATATCCCGAGCCTGCTGAATGTCGCCATTGAGCACTTCCCGTTGGTCAAATACCTGGTTTCAGAGACCTTCAAGGGTGAAAAGAGTATGTTCGAGGAGCTGGACAGTTTCGCACCGGGCATGAGCAAGAAGTTCAACTGGAAAGCGGTTGAGGCCGGGCAGCGGGTTCAGATCATCCGCGACGGAGATCTGCAAATGGGTACAGAGATCCTCGTCTCGAAAGACAAGACCTACGGCACGCTCCTGGGTGCATCGCCTGGTGCGTCGGTATCGCCGGAAGTCATGCTACGTTGCCTTGAACAGCTTTTGCCGTCTATTTTTACCAGTGAGGAAGCCGGCAAAAAGAAAAAGAGATATTCCCCGAGGACAATCTGGATTTCCTGGCGAAAAATCCCGAGCGTTACCGGGAGATCCGGGATGCCGTCAATGAACGGCTAG
- a CDS encoding isocitrate/isopropylmalate family dehydrogenase codes for MDSRISVTSPLVILHGDEMAQVAFEHILKKFVNSRLDIQLEEIDLSAENRLLTNGQVVIDAIDSLQRHGVGVKNAGMTVNRQQLEDLLRKHPGVDGENLHPLATKSPNGAIRKGISGNITREDIQFRNLNIRRPQWVGRDIEVDTMEFGGIKDSFNQLSLATGVVKLMFVGSSGDPVELHRREIRKGDPWLLATNDIEDVKAWAHRFFQRAIAEKRDVYLGLKDTVIPGYDGAMRSVIEDIYHSDYKKQIEDLGLNYYYELIDAQAARIVSNPPERALWGVPDNTTGRKLLKLVNQLKEFGIPGRGAHVSISRMSAGGGDQYGSFNMAAKEDGILKVIVDGDEKHARRVRKGDPMLLMSNDREAIKDWVLQVFRDASRKDKEVYFGLKREYMEYDEVYSEVITEVRRELASEHTPPPSFMIMRPSSQLKKMITDPPRNALYPSQNLDGDIFSDISAALGGSLATASSIIESKDGTMLFEAPHGTAHDLYLKYLESDGKVAHFNPSALIFALGNALETLGEREGNEPLSQYAVQLKAALTDTVDRGIVTADLKGKTVDPDSEQVVDMIGFLEAVEKALQ; via the coding sequence ATGGACAGTAGAATCAGTGTGACCTCGCCCCTTGTAATCCTTCACGGCGACGAGATGGCTCAGGTTGCGTTCGAACACATTCTCAAGAAGTTTGTGAACTCACGGCTTGATATTCAGCTTGAGGAAATCGATCTGTCCGCGGAAAACCGGCTGCTGACCAATGGCCAGGTGGTTATTGATGCCATCGATTCGCTCCAACGCCACGGAGTGGGTGTAAAGAACGCTGGCATGACGGTAAACCGCCAGCAGTTGGAGGACTTGCTCAGGAAACACCCGGGTGTGGATGGCGAAAATCTGCACCCGCTGGCGACCAAGTCCCCCAATGGTGCGATCCGCAAGGGCATCAGTGGCAATATTACCCGTGAGGACATCCAGTTCCGTAACCTCAACATCCGCCGTCCACAGTGGGTCGGGCGTGACATTGAGGTGGATACCATGGAATTCGGCGGCATCAAGGACAGCTTTAACCAGCTTTCCCTGGCAACCGGCGTCGTCAAGCTGATGTTTGTGGGCAGCAGTGGCGACCCGGTAGAGCTTCATCGCCGAGAGATTCGCAAAGGCGATCCGTGGCTGCTTGCGACGAATGACATCGAGGATGTGAAAGCCTGGGCGCATCGCTTTTTCCAACGTGCAATCGCAGAAAAACGAGACGTATACCTCGGCCTCAAGGATACGGTGATCCCCGGCTACGATGGGGCTATGCGCTCGGTGATCGAGGACATCTATCACAGTGACTACAAGAAGCAGATTGAAGACCTGGGGCTGAATTACTACTACGAGCTGATCGATGCCCAGGCAGCACGTATTGTTTCCAATCCGCCGGAGCGTGCGCTCTGGGGTGTGCCGGATAATACCACCGGGCGAAAGCTGCTCAAGCTGGTGAACCAACTCAAGGAATTCGGCATTCCAGGCCGCGGGGCTCATGTGTCCATCTCACGGATGAGCGCTGGGGGCGGCGACCAGTATGGTAGCTTCAACATGGCGGCCAAGGAGGATGGCATTCTCAAGGTGATCGTCGACGGTGACGAGAAACATGCCCGCCGGGTTCGGAAAGGCGACCCAATGTTGCTTATGTCCAATGACCGTGAAGCCATCAAGGACTGGGTTCTGCAAGTCTTTCGGGATGCTTCGCGCAAGGACAAAGAGGTGTATTTCGGTCTCAAGCGCGAGTACATGGAGTACGACGAAGTTTACAGCGAGGTCATTACCGAAGTGCGCAGGGAACTGGCCAGCGAGCATACACCGCCGCCCTCGTTCATGATCATGCGGCCGTCCAGCCAGCTTAAAAAGATGATCACGGATCCACCGAGAAATGCGCTTTATCCCTCCCAGAACCTCGACGGGGATATCTTCTCGGACATTTCCGCCGCGCTCGGGGGAAGCCTGGCGACGGCCAGTTCAATCATCGAGAGCAAAGACGGAACCATGCTGTTCGAGGCACCCCATGGCACCGCCCATGATCTTTACCTGAAGTATCTCGAGAGCGACGGTAAGGTAGCTCATTTCAACCCGTCGGCGCTGATTTTTGCCCTGGGCAACGCCCTGGAAACCCTGGGTGAGCGCGAAGGCAACGAGCCCCTGAGCCAGTATGCGGTGCAACTGAAGGCAGCATTGACCGACACCGTTGACCGGGGCATTGTCACTGCCGATCTTAAAGGCAAGACCGTGGACCCGGATTCGGAACAAGTGGTCGATATGATTGGTTTTCTGGAGGCCGTGGAAAAGGCGCTCCAGTGA
- a CDS encoding PAS domain-containing protein, translating to MAFYNRKKLELQEALAKLEAAKSRVQELESDFQAVEKAMAVLVMTQDGIIERANHRLLDLLGYQPEALIGQHHRVLCTSDYAKSEDYIRFWRELVTGNVKKGRFPAVHADGHEVWLEASYSPVKGEQGVATRVIALVNSAQTAEK from the coding sequence ATGGCGTTTTACAACCGAAAGAAACTGGAATTACAGGAAGCGCTCGCAAAGCTTGAAGCTGCCAAAAGCCGCGTTCAGGAGCTGGAATCGGATTTTCAGGCTGTCGAGAAAGCCATGGCGGTTCTCGTTATGACGCAGGATGGCATTATCGAGCGGGCGAACCACAGGTTGTTGGACTTGCTCGGCTATCAGCCAGAGGCCTTGATCGGTCAGCACCATCGGGTTCTTTGCACCAGCGACTACGCGAAAAGCGAAGACTACATCCGGTTCTGGCGTGAGTTGGTTACCGGTAATGTTAAAAAGGGACGCTTTCCAGCTGTCCACGCTGACGGACACGAAGTCTGGTTAGAGGCTAGCTATTCGCCGGTGAAGGGAGAGCAGGGCGTGGCTACGCGAGTTATTGCTCTGGTTAACTCGGCACAGACTGCCGAAAAATAA
- a CDS encoding pyridoxamine 5'-phosphate oxidase family protein: protein MAHKFAEIAFTRTVKQVQEEMGSRSGYASIETGPDRNNVLRDRERGFIEARDSFYIASVGETGWPYIQHRGGPAGFLKVIDQSTIGFADYSGNRQYITTGNVLTNDRVSLFLMDYPNRRRLKLLGRMTLVGPEQPGILEQLSDSDYKALVERGVIIRVEAFDWNCPQHITPRYTQSEVEALIDSMANDG from the coding sequence ATGGCGCACAAATTTGCAGAAATAGCGTTTACCAGAACCGTAAAACAGGTTCAGGAGGAAATGGGCAGTCGCTCCGGTTATGCATCCATTGAGACCGGTCCTGACCGCAATAACGTTCTGAGGGATCGCGAACGCGGTTTTATTGAGGCCCGTGACAGTTTTTACATCGCCAGTGTTGGCGAAACCGGCTGGCCCTACATCCAGCATCGGGGCGGGCCGGCAGGGTTTCTGAAGGTGATTGATCAGTCGACAATCGGCTTTGCCGATTACTCTGGCAATCGCCAATACATCACCACGGGCAACGTACTCACCAATGATCGCGTCTCGCTTTTCCTGATGGATTATCCGAACAGGAGGAGACTCAAACTGCTCGGACGAATGACTCTGGTTGGCCCCGAACAGCCGGGGATTCTGGAGCAACTGAGCGACAGCGATTACAAAGCACTGGTTGAAAGGGGCGTGATCATCCGTGTTGAAGCGTTCGACTGGAACTGTCCGCAGCACATAACCCCGCGATACACGCAGTCAGAAGTTGAAGCGTTGATTGACTCAATGGCCAACGATGGCTGA
- a CDS encoding MarR family winged helix-turn-helix transcriptional regulator, translated as MHIHFIYRIAIMVDHSSQETTPLDVARTCAALYSRVFSRLVTRHYNHHLAETGLRITQFSILNAIKLSPPNSINELAELLGMERTSLQRTVEKLIAKGLLESRPTGQKRSLGLSLTQEGEDIYQQALARWEDAHNEFTEMVGADDWSETVGKLRRYSVKLQSTL; from the coding sequence ATGCATATACACTTCATTTATCGGATTGCCATAATGGTCGACCACTCATCACAAGAAACAACGCCGCTGGATGTTGCCAGAACCTGCGCCGCCCTCTACTCCCGCGTTTTCTCACGCCTGGTAACCCGTCATTACAACCATCACCTGGCGGAGACAGGGCTTCGGATCACACAGTTCTCCATACTCAACGCAATCAAGCTTTCTCCGCCCAACTCCATAAATGAACTTGCGGAACTCCTCGGGATGGAGAGAACTTCACTGCAGAGAACGGTCGAAAAGCTGATTGCCAAGGGGCTCCTCGAATCCCGGCCGACGGGGCAAAAGCGTTCCCTGGGTCTCTCTCTGACGCAAGAGGGCGAGGACATCTACCAACAGGCCCTCGCAAGGTGGGAAGACGCGCACAATGAATTCACGGAGATGGTAGGGGCCGATGACTGGTCAGAGACTGTCGGCAAGTTAAGACGCTATAGCGTCAAACTGCAGTCGACCCTCTGA
- a CDS encoding LysR family transcriptional regulator has translation MKNQELNLLHVFSAIMTEGSITRAADRLGMTQPAVSNVVSRMRTAWKDPLFVKRGRQVEPTSYAQSLWDQIRNPLHELSNAVNSTRFTPSESRRTFRVAVTDLILEMVWQPLVSELQEAAPGIDLHAVPFSPATAANHLREASVDFVIGFFEQHDHSLRSLWLFDTGYVLAMRSGHELSGRPVDLESFLSAQHLLATMSGEAHGVVDDTLHRRGLERRVAVTVNHFSAVPNLLRNSDLVATIPEVITGDCEFCAGISLTSLPIDVEPTSLYLAWHTRHDRDPGIIWIRSVIERVAKACWAKAMAARELDCGPLTVIEPGLYNRPSN, from the coding sequence ATGAAAAACCAGGAACTCAACCTACTGCACGTATTCAGCGCGATTATGACGGAAGGTTCCATCACCAGAGCGGCGGATCGTCTCGGCATGACCCAGCCCGCCGTTTCAAATGTGGTCTCAAGAATGCGAACGGCCTGGAAAGATCCTCTCTTTGTAAAACGGGGGCGGCAGGTGGAGCCAACCTCCTATGCCCAAAGTCTCTGGGACCAGATCCGCAATCCCTTGCACGAGCTCTCCAACGCGGTAAATTCCACGCGCTTTACGCCAAGCGAGTCGCGTCGGACGTTCCGGGTTGCTGTCACCGACCTTATTCTTGAGATGGTCTGGCAACCGCTGGTTTCCGAGTTACAAGAGGCGGCTCCGGGCATTGACTTGCATGCGGTTCCTTTCTCGCCGGCTACCGCAGCAAACCATCTGCGCGAGGCCAGCGTGGACTTTGTGATCGGCTTTTTCGAGCAGCATGATCACAGCCTCAGAAGCCTATGGCTCTTCGATACCGGCTACGTTCTTGCTATGAGGAGCGGGCACGAGCTGAGCGGACGGCCCGTCGATCTCGAGTCTTTTCTTTCAGCCCAGCACCTTCTTGCAACCATGTCGGGAGAGGCTCACGGTGTTGTAGACGACACTCTGCACAGGCGAGGACTGGAGCGGAGAGTGGCAGTTACCGTCAACCATTTCTCCGCAGTGCCGAATTTGCTCAGGAATTCGGATCTGGTAGCCACGATTCCGGAGGTCATCACCGGAGACTGTGAGTTTTGTGCTGGTATTTCGCTCACAAGCCTACCGATTGACGTGGAGCCAACGAGTCTGTATCTGGCGTGGCACACCCGCCATGACCGGGATCCCGGAATCATCTGGATCCGGAGTGTTATCGAGCGTGTGGCGAAGGCGTGCTGGGCAAAAGCAATGGCCGCCCGGGAGCTTGATTGTGGGCCGCTGACCGTTATTGAGCCCGGTCTGTACAATCGGCCCAGTAACTAG
- a CDS encoding AraC family transcriptional regulator produces MDRLSYILDQLNVNAGVFFRGQLCGLASFEEEGTGYIHVLRSGVLDIMEANREKLTLSEPTMIFSVRSQPHQLFGANREGAEMICASIKFQTGSRNPVLDALPDSVVLPLSSVQGLGSFVDVLFAEAEAAQEGRDAVMNRLVEVIFVNVLRHVVSDGETPKGLLSALADRQLSKVLSCIDSNLNGDLSVDRLAEVATMSRSTFIQHFKNILGLAPGEYVQNTRIAAAKKLILKDKPMSIICFEVGYEDASGFSRAFKKNTGMTPREWKKLNTTAAEAVSASVAEKAHVA; encoded by the coding sequence ATGGACAGGCTTTCTTACATCCTCGACCAACTTAATGTGAACGCCGGCGTTTTCTTCCGGGGCCAGCTCTGCGGGCTGGCGTCCTTTGAAGAAGAAGGAACCGGCTACATCCACGTGCTTCGATCCGGAGTGCTCGACATTATGGAAGCGAACCGGGAGAAGCTCACGCTGTCAGAACCGACCATGATTTTTTCGGTTCGCTCCCAACCGCATCAGCTCTTTGGTGCCAATCGTGAGGGCGCGGAGATGATTTGCGCTTCAATCAAGTTCCAGACAGGTTCACGGAACCCTGTCCTGGACGCCCTGCCCGACTCCGTAGTGCTGCCTCTATCTTCGGTTCAGGGGCTTGGGTCCTTCGTGGATGTGCTGTTCGCGGAGGCCGAAGCGGCGCAGGAAGGGCGAGATGCCGTCATGAATCGCCTGGTTGAGGTGATATTTGTCAATGTGCTTCGGCATGTCGTCTCGGATGGAGAAACGCCGAAAGGTTTGTTATCGGCATTGGCGGATAGGCAACTAAGTAAGGTACTAAGCTGCATCGACTCAAACCTGAATGGCGATCTGTCCGTGGACAGGCTGGCAGAGGTTGCAACCATGTCCCGATCAACCTTCATTCAACATTTCAAGAACATCCTCGGATTGGCACCCGGCGAGTACGTCCAGAACACCCGGATAGCTGCTGCGAAGAAGCTGATTCTCAAAGACAAACCCATGTCCATCATCTGCTTTGAAGTGGGCTACGAGGATGCATCGGGATTTTCCAGGGCCTTCAAGAAAAACACCGGGATGACACCCAGGGAATGGAAAAAATTGAACACGACAGCAGCGGAGGCAGTAAGCGCCAGCGTTGCCGAAAAAGCGCACGTTGCCTAG
- a CDS encoding YHS domain-containing (seleno)protein, with protein MTRFNKLRAFVAVAALSAASGTFAADIDMNADANDVAISGYDPVAYFSDSEATKGSAEYTATYKNAIYHFSSAENRDLFRADPSAYAPQYGGYCAFGVTMEKKFDVDPEAWRIVDNKLYLNLNKDVQTRWLTDVPGFIANANDIWPEIKTVEAAEL; from the coding sequence ATGACTCGTTTCAACAAACTTCGTGCCTTCGTTGCTGTTGCTGCCTTGAGCGCTGCCTCTGGTACTTTTGCTGCCGATATCGACATGAACGCCGACGCCAATGATGTTGCCATCAGCGGTTACGACCCGGTGGCCTACTTCTCTGATTCAGAGGCTACCAAAGGTTCTGCCGAATACACCGCTACCTATAAGAACGCGATCTACCATTTCTCCAGCGCAGAGAATCGCGATCTGTTTCGTGCCGACCCCAGTGCCTACGCGCCCCAATACGGTGGCTACTGTGCGTTCGGCGTAACCATGGAGAAGAAGTTCGACGTTGATCCTGAAGCCTGGCGGATTGTCGACAACAAGCTTTACCTGAATCTGAACAAAGACGTGCAAACGCGTTGGCTCACGGATGTACCTGGCTTCATCGCCAATGCCAACGACATCTGGCCCGAGATCAAAACTGTGGAAGCAGCCGAGCTGTAA
- a CDS encoding BufA1 family periplasmic bufferin-type metallophore → MNQKLLFSAALAAALAGAMSAPLAHAGGKEKCYGISPVGGNDCANLAGTHSCAGQSKVANDPGEYKIVEKGTCEDLGGFDKETALKIIAEKSKG, encoded by the coding sequence ATGAACCAGAAACTTCTTTTCAGTGCGGCACTGGCCGCGGCATTGGCCGGTGCCATGTCTGCTCCCCTGGCTCACGCAGGTGGCAAAGAAAAGTGTTACGGCATTTCGCCTGTAGGTGGTAACGATTGTGCGAACCTTGCCGGTACCCACTCCTGTGCAGGGCAGTCCAAAGTCGCCAACGACCCGGGTGAGTACAAGATTGTCGAGAAGGGCACCTGTGAAGATCTGGGTGGCTTTGACAAGGAAACAGCCCTGAAAATCATTGCTGAGAAAAGCAAAGGTTAA
- a CDS encoding DUF692 domain-containing protein: MGNRQDNVPAKPQLASSTVGVGLRPDHYQDVLEHTPSVDFLEVHSENFFAEAGIAVDVLREVSASTPISLHGTSAGLGSVEAIPDDYLKRLKRLVDRVDPILVSDHLCFTWARIGGRLFHGGDLLPIPYTEDSLRHAANNIDRMQQALGRQIAVENVCAYIEFDHNDFDEAAFLNEIVARTGCGLILDINNVMVNARNARVGDPADFVDDYVASLDHSAIAEIHLAGSTPVDRQELLIDDHACPVPEAGWHAYGRVLRKIGPRPTLIEWDNNLPSWRELQGEAIKARKAQSRVLNRERSHEPV, encoded by the coding sequence ATGGGTAATCGTCAGGACAACGTCCCAGCCAAGCCCCAGCTCGCGAGCAGCACTGTTGGGGTAGGGTTACGACCAGACCATTATCAGGACGTTCTCGAGCACACCCCTTCGGTAGATTTTCTTGAGGTGCACTCGGAGAATTTCTTCGCGGAGGCAGGAATCGCTGTCGATGTGTTGAGGGAGGTTTCGGCAAGTACGCCAATCAGCCTTCATGGTACTTCGGCAGGTCTGGGCTCCGTTGAGGCGATTCCTGACGATTACCTCAAGCGACTCAAACGTCTTGTGGACCGGGTTGACCCGATATTGGTGTCAGACCACCTGTGTTTTACCTGGGCAAGGATCGGTGGGCGGCTCTTTCATGGTGGTGATCTTCTGCCGATTCCCTACACCGAAGACAGTCTCAGGCACGCGGCGAACAACATTGACCGAATGCAACAGGCGCTGGGCCGCCAGATCGCGGTGGAGAACGTCTGTGCGTACATCGAGTTTGACCACAATGACTTCGACGAGGCCGCCTTTCTTAATGAAATCGTTGCCCGCACGGGCTGCGGTTTAATCCTTGATATCAATAACGTGATGGTGAACGCCCGTAATGCGCGAGTAGGCGATCCGGCGGATTTTGTTGACGATTATGTTGCCTCTCTCGATCACTCCGCCATTGCGGAAATTCATCTTGCGGGCTCAACGCCCGTGGATCGGCAAGAACTGCTGATCGATGACCATGCCTGCCCGGTACCCGAGGCTGGGTGGCACGCGTATGGGCGTGTGCTCCGAAAGATCGGCCCGCGGCCCACGTTGATTGAGTGGGACAACAACCTTCCATCATGGCGCGAGCTTCAGGGTGAAGCCATCAAGGCCAGGAAAGCACAAAGCCGTGTATTGAACAGGGAGCGAAGCCATGAACCTGTCTGA
- a CDS encoding HvfC/BufC N-terminal domain-containing protein: MNLSDYQSQFLAFLFGDINEPGLPNSDVYRFGVEAKAVRALGHSYPTVKALLGPSAFEELALDYFGVIRKQSGDWSDFGWGFPSWIISHRISDRVPYLSDVARLDNYVGRVERSQYQDVDFQSFSAIGEDLSTCRLILNSGLEFFRSVYPIVSIWEAHKSHTPQDTLSFAQAKRMIAKGRGQNVLVYRSGWRGMAEAISEKDIALLERLRKQPSIAEAFGEGVLDETNFTGWLQDMISKRVIVGARTIH, from the coding sequence ATGAACCTGTCTGATTATCAGAGCCAGTTTCTGGCGTTCCTGTTCGGCGATATTAACGAGCCGGGGCTGCCCAATTCAGACGTGTATCGATTTGGCGTAGAGGCGAAAGCGGTTCGAGCCCTTGGGCACAGCTATCCGACGGTAAAGGCACTACTAGGACCGTCTGCTTTCGAGGAACTGGCCCTGGATTATTTCGGAGTGATCCGGAAACAGAGCGGCGATTGGAGTGATTTCGGCTGGGGATTTCCGAGCTGGATCATCTCGCATCGGATTTCAGACCGGGTTCCCTATCTCTCCGATGTGGCGCGACTCGACAACTACGTGGGCCGGGTCGAGCGCAGCCAGTATCAAGACGTGGACTTCCAGAGCTTTTCTGCGATTGGCGAAGATCTTTCGACCTGTCGGCTCATTCTCAATAGCGGGCTTGAGTTTTTCAGGTCCGTTTATCCGATCGTCAGCATATGGGAAGCACACAAAAGCCACACCCCGCAGGACACACTCAGCTTTGCCCAGGCAAAAAGAATGATCGCCAAAGGCCGGGGCCAGAACGTCTTGGTCTATCGATCGGGTTGGCGAGGGATGGCGGAAGCCATCTCCGAAAAGGATATTGCGCTGCTGGAGCGGCTGAGAAAACAGCCAAGTATTGCCGAAGCCTTCGGTGAAGGTGTTCTGGACGAAACGAATTTTACCGGTTGGCTGCAAGACATGATCTCAAAAAGGGTCATCGTCGGCGCCAGAACCATTCATTGA
- a CDS encoding DoxX family protein, producing MKTLAYSFYGLNDSVQRIVGGMLPVALLLGRLYVAWIFFKAGLTKIDDWGTTLFLFEEEYSVPLLSPEIAAFLATFGELVFPVLLVIGLFSLVSSLGLFVINIVAVISLEMIAPAAELYHVVWGLILMALAMCGPGLLSLDKLVGNRVRRA from the coding sequence ATGAAAACCTTAGCGTACAGTTTTTACGGATTAAACGATTCGGTCCAGCGAATTGTCGGCGGCATGCTACCTGTTGCACTTCTTCTTGGACGTCTCTATGTGGCATGGATCTTCTTCAAAGCCGGCCTGACAAAGATTGATGACTGGGGAACAACACTGTTTCTGTTTGAAGAAGAGTACAGCGTTCCGCTGTTGAGCCCCGAGATCGCAGCTTTCCTCGCAACGTTCGGAGAACTGGTTTTTCCGGTTCTTCTGGTGATTGGCCTGTTCTCGCTTGTGTCCTCGCTGGGGCTTTTTGTCATCAACATTGTTGCAGTTATCAGCCTTGAAATGATCGCGCCCGCAGCCGAACTGTATCACGTGGTCTGGGGCCTGATTCTGATGGCATTGGCCATGTGTGGCCCAGGCCTGCTATCGCTGGACAAACTGGTTGGAAACCGTGTGAGGAGAGCCTGA
- a CDS encoding thioredoxin family protein: MPIVNLNTFDELGELANRHEWLLLDFWAPWCAPCKVMNPVMEQFSELNQETAVIKVDVDQKHEIAAKFGVRAIPTLVLLRRDQFMGQETGSKSLKDLASWIDGLKQKVSQLA; this comes from the coding sequence GTGCCGATTGTAAATCTGAATACGTTTGACGAGCTGGGCGAACTGGCAAACCGACATGAGTGGTTGTTGCTGGATTTCTGGGCTCCCTGGTGTGCACCGTGCAAAGTGATGAACCCGGTTATGGAACAGTTCAGCGAATTGAACCAAGAAACAGCGGTGATCAAGGTTGATGTGGATCAGAAGCATGAGATCGCAGCAAAGTTCGGCGTGCGAGCCATCCCAACGCTGGTTTTGCTCAGGCGTGATCAGTTCATGGGCCAGGAAACCGGGTCCAAATCTCTGAAGGATCTGGCCAGCTGGATCGACGGGCTGAAGCAAAAGGTATCCCAACTGGCGTGA